Part of the Streptomyces sp. f51 genome is shown below.
CGGCCGGGTTCCCGCTACAGGGCGGCCGGGTTCCCGCGAGCAGGGAGGCAGCGCCTAGGCACGGGCGGAGCCTCCTGAGCGCGGCCTGCGGCCCCCTCCCGCGCGGGTGGAGCCTCCGGACGGTCTCCGAGGTGCGCGCCCACCGGCGGACCGCTCCTGGGTGCGCGCGCCCTCGGCGGACCGCCCCTGGGTGCGCGCGCCCACCGGCGGACCGCCCCTCGCCGGACACGGCCGCGGACGGGCCCCGCCGGGGACGGCATCGTGCCGGTGCGGCGGCGTTCCCGGCGGCTCGATTCGGTGCCCGGGTGCTCGGGCTCAGCGGCGCGAAGGGGCGGGCTGCCTCACCACTGCGGTGGGCTGGCGATCGAGCGGGCCAGGACGTCGTCCAGGACGCGGGCCGTGGTCGCCACGTCGAGCTGGGAGTTGTCGATGATCGGGAGCCCGGAGCCGTACCAGCCCGCCATGCGGCCGTGGATCCGCGCGACCTCCTCGTCACTGAGCCTGCGGTTGCCCGAGCGCTCCGCGTTGCGCTCCAGGACCACCTCCAGGCCCGGCAGGAGCACGACCGGCAGCAGCCCGGGACCCACGTGCCGCTTCCAGCCGCCGAGGCCGACGACCGGCCGGTCCGGGAAGACGGCGTCGTCCAGGATGCACGAGATGCCGTTGGCCAGGAAGTTGCGGGCGGCGAAGCCGCAGGTGCGGCGGGCGAGCCGATACTGCGCCTCGGAATGGTCGTTCCATCCGGACTGCGGGTCGGCGAAGCCCGAGCGCACCCATTCGCGTACGTCGTCGAGGCTGATGTGGGCCGTGGGCACCCGGCGGTGATCCGCCCAGTACTTGGCGACGCTGGTCTTCCCGGCGCCCGCGGGGCCGATGAGCAGGACGGCGAGCGTGGTCGCCGCCGGGTCGGGCGCGCCCGTGGCGGCCTGCGGGTTCGGCATGGCCACCGAGACGCCCGGGGGCAGCCGCACATGCCCGGTGCTGTCCGGCGCGGGCGGCCCGGAGGGATGCGGCGGAGGCTGCGCCGACGGGTGCTGAGGATGCTGGGGCGGGTGCGCCGACGGGTGCTGAGGATGCTGGACCGGCGGGTGCTGCGGAGGCTGCTGGGGCATCTGGTGCGGTGGCAGATGGTGCTGCGGTGTCTGGGCGGGCGGGGCGCCGGGCGGCACCGGCGCTCCGGCGAAGCCCGGCGCGGAGCCCTGCTGCCCCGGATACTGTCCGGCCGGCGGCCATCCGGCGGCCGGCCCTTGCCCCGGCTGGTGGGGCGGCGGCAGCGGAGCCCCCACTGCGTGCTGCATCCGGTGCCACTCCGTCTCGTACAGGCGATGTGCGCTGGCGGACGGGACCCGGTCCCGTCGCTACCGAACGGTACCTTCCCCGGCCGTCGTTGTGTGAACGGCCGGGGACCGTGCGAAGTGCCCGGGAAGGAGAGGCAAAACGGGCTGAGCAGGTGTCCTTCGGACGATAAGGCCCCGCGGGGCGCGGCCCGTTACTCGCCGACCTCGCCGTAGGCCGCGAGCAGGACGGCCGGATCCGGGCCCTCCAGGACGGTCGGCTTGGCCAGGCCGTCGAGGACGATGAAGCGCAGCAGGTCGCCGCGGGACTTCTTGTCGATCTTCATGTTCTCCACGAGCTTGGGCCACTGGTCGTAGCGGTAGCTCAGCGGGAGACCGACGGACTCCAGGATCGTGCGGTGCCTGTCGGCGGTCGCGTCGTCCAACCGGCCCGCGAGACGGCCGAGTTCGGCGGCGAAGTGCATGCCGACGGAGACGGCGGCGCCGTGCCGCCACTTGTAGCGCTCGTTCTTCTCGATGGCGTGGGCGAGCGTGTGACCGTAGTTGAGGATCTCGCGCAGCCCCGACTCCTTGAGGTCGCCGGAGACGACCTCGGCCTTGACCTTGATGGAGCGCTCGATCAGCTCGGCGGTGTGCGGTCCTGCCGGCGTCCGGGCCGCCTCGGGGTCGGACTCGATGAGCTCCAGGATCACCGGGTCGGCGATGAAGCCGGCCTTGATGATCTC
Proteins encoded:
- a CDS encoding AAA family ATPase, producing the protein MQHAVGAPLPPPHQPGQGPAAGWPPAGQYPGQQGSAPGFAGAPVPPGAPPAQTPQHHLPPHQMPQQPPQHPPVQHPQHPSAHPPQHPQHPSAQPPPHPSGPPAPDSTGHVRLPPGVSVAMPNPQAATGAPDPAATTLAVLLIGPAGAGKTSVAKYWADHRRVPTAHISLDDVREWVRSGFADPQSGWNDHSEAQYRLARRTCGFAARNFLANGISCILDDAVFPDRPVVGLGGWKRHVGPGLLPVVLLPGLEVVLERNAERSGNRRLSDEEVARIHGRMAGWYGSGLPIIDNSQLDVATTARVLDDVLARSIASPPQW